The Fructilactobacillus myrtifloralis genome contains a region encoding:
- a CDS encoding dUTP diphosphatase, with amino-acid sequence MKRGFEFVTSAAQAGLKLPQRATKQAAGYDLASSQTVVLPSVWKLGLLRALKLIRKGRQLTTAESAAASADLQPYLVPTGIKAYMQPNEVLIIANRSSNPLKRNLILPNGIGVIDADYYNNANNEGEIFVQLINWGIGDRTIHKGDRIAQGIFMPYLLADQEAAPTATRTGGFGSSGD; translated from the coding sequence ATGAAACGAGGGTTTGAATTTGTCACAAGCGCAGCCCAAGCCGGCTTAAAATTACCGCAACGTGCCACCAAGCAAGCGGCGGGGTATGACCTGGCTAGTTCCCAAACGGTCGTGTTACCGTCCGTGTGGAAATTGGGGTTATTGCGGGCGCTCAAGCTGATCCGGAAGGGACGACAGCTAACCACGGCGGAGAGTGCGGCAGCGAGCGCGGATCTACAGCCCTACCTGGTTCCAACCGGAATAAAGGCTTATATGCAGCCAAACGAAGTCCTAATCATTGCCAACCGGTCCAGTAATCCGTTGAAACGGAACCTGATTCTTCCCAATGGAATTGGAGTGATTGACGCTGACTACTATAATAATGCTAACAACGAAGGCGAAATCTTCGTGCAACTAATCAACTGGGGAATTGGTGACCGAACGATTCACAAGGGCGATCGGATTGCCCAGGGAATTTTCATGCCCTACTTACTGGCTGACCAGGAGGCCGCACCAACGGCCACTAGAACCGGAGGCTTTGGTTCGTCTGGGGATTAG
- a CDS encoding 2,3-bisphosphoglycerate-dependent phosphoglycerate mutase: MTKLVLIRHGESIANQQHVFTGWNDVALTEQGQREAVAAGAKLNQLHLAFGAVHTSYLKRAIQSANIVLDELDQLWIPQYKTWRLNERHYGALRGRKKPVVREEVGEDQFMQWRRSFTAVPPRLDWVTPKRRYARIGVREPRAESLQMAYERLIPYWQDQLAPRLLQHQNQLVVAHGSSLRALIKYLEQLSDDAIDGVEVPNAEPIVYTLDEHLHIQQKQILA; the protein is encoded by the coding sequence ATGACCAAGTTAGTTTTGATTCGCCATGGCGAGAGTATTGCTAACCAACAACACGTTTTTACGGGGTGGAATGACGTGGCGTTGACGGAGCAGGGGCAACGGGAAGCAGTTGCAGCGGGGGCCAAACTTAACCAGTTACACCTTGCGTTTGGAGCGGTGCACACCTCCTATTTAAAACGGGCCATTCAATCGGCCAATATCGTGTTAGACGAACTAGATCAACTGTGGATTCCCCAGTATAAAACGTGGCGGCTAAACGAACGTCACTACGGTGCGTTACGGGGCCGGAAGAAACCAGTGGTCCGAGAAGAAGTCGGGGAGGACCAGTTCATGCAGTGGCGCCGGAGTTTTACCGCTGTGCCCCCGCGATTAGACTGGGTCACACCCAAGCGGCGCTACGCTCGCATTGGGGTCCGCGAACCGCGGGCTGAGAGCCTCCAAATGGCCTACGAGCGCTTGATACCATACTGGCAGGATCAGTTGGCCCCGCGGCTGTTACAGCACCAAAATCAACTGGTAGTCGCGCACGGTAGTTCGCTGCGGGCCCTCATCAAGTATCTCGAGCAACTGTCCGATGATGCAATTGATGGGGTAGAAGTGCCCAACGCCGAACCGATTGTTTACACCTTAGATGAGCACCTGCACATTCAGCAGAAACAAATTTTGGCATAA
- a CDS encoding LCP family protein — protein sequence MTNNGKQQPTGRAGRNHFMNQSEPPKPPKSGPKPDPNAVEWHPRAWKWMAGLLGAALLLLGFAFLQYQRVSSTLDSTYSSAKNSRDVSKIIKQRKPFTVLLMGTDTGELGRKDKGRTDSMILATVNPNTKKTTFTSIPRDTKVVVPGDSQPYEKINAAYTIGGADSATEVVHKLFNVPVDFYAVVNMKGIKQMVNAVGGVDITPNLTFDYEGISVKKGKTEHMNGQTALQYTRMRYQDPLGDYGRQIRQRQVLNAVLQKGLSIGNVSRYGEILNSLKGNLQTDLTFNDMITIAGSYRDAAKNLKQTALQCDDAMVDGISYQVAPDRELLKVSNQIRESLDLPPEDELTPTQQKINSNEEVGQDGSFFTNHESVNHNQELPKN from the coding sequence ATGACAAACAACGGAAAGCAACAACCAACCGGAAGAGCTGGTCGCAACCACTTTATGAACCAATCCGAACCACCAAAACCACCAAAGTCCGGACCAAAACCGGATCCAAACGCGGTCGAATGGCATCCGCGCGCGTGGAAATGGATGGCCGGCTTACTCGGAGCCGCCCTACTCCTTTTGGGATTCGCCTTTCTGCAGTACCAGCGGGTGTCCTCGACGTTAGACTCTACGTATTCGAGCGCCAAAAACTCCCGCGACGTCTCTAAAATCATTAAACAGCGGAAACCCTTTACGGTGTTACTGATGGGAACGGATACCGGGGAGTTAGGTCGGAAGGATAAGGGCCGGACGGATTCCATGATTCTCGCCACAGTTAATCCGAACACCAAGAAAACCACCTTTACAAGTATCCCTAGAGATACCAAGGTCGTGGTCCCTGGAGATTCACAGCCGTATGAAAAGATTAATGCGGCTTATACCATTGGGGGAGCAGATTCCGCTACAGAAGTCGTCCACAAACTGTTTAACGTTCCCGTAGACTTCTACGCTGTTGTCAACATGAAAGGGATCAAGCAAATGGTGAACGCGGTGGGTGGAGTTGACATCACTCCGAACCTCACATTTGACTACGAAGGCATTAGCGTGAAAAAGGGTAAGACCGAGCACATGAACGGCCAAACCGCCTTACAATACACCCGGATGCGCTATCAAGATCCCCTCGGTGATTACGGGCGCCAAATTCGGCAACGTCAAGTTCTCAACGCCGTCCTCCAAAAGGGACTCTCGATTGGAAACGTTTCGCGGTACGGTGAAATTTTAAACAGTTTGAAGGGCAATCTCCAAACCGATTTAACTTTCAATGACATGATTACGATTGCCGGTAGTTATCGAGATGCGGCTAAGAATTTGAAGCAAACGGCTTTGCAATGTGATGACGCAATGGTCGATGGGATTAGTTACCAAGTTGCTCCCGATCGAGAATTACTGAAGGTCTCTAATCAAATTCGGGAATCACTTGATTTACCACCTGAAGATGAGTTAACGCCAACACAACAAAAAATTAATTCTAACGAAGAAGTCGGCCAAGACGGATCGTTCTTTACTAACCACGAATCCGTGAACCATAACCAAGAACTTCCGAAGAACTAG
- a CDS encoding SprT family protein, which yields MTDQQLQHLVEELSQRFFHQPFRHQAYFNRRLQTTGGRYHLRSHNIDINPKMAQDQEVLVGVIKHELVHYHLHQQGASGKHNTPAFKQLLQRVGGSRYAPRLSQNTRYLYQCTHCGQKYNRQRRLNVNRYVCSQCRHPLRLVKQADS from the coding sequence ATGACAGACCAACAGCTCCAACACCTGGTAGAAGAGCTTTCCCAACGCTTTTTTCACCAGCCGTTTCGCCATCAAGCTTACTTTAATCGTCGCTTACAAACGACTGGGGGCCGGTATCATTTACGTTCTCATAATATTGACATTAATCCAAAGATGGCCCAGGATCAGGAGGTTTTGGTGGGAGTGATTAAACACGAGTTGGTCCACTACCACCTGCACCAACAGGGGGCCTCTGGGAAGCATAATACGCCCGCCTTTAAGCAGTTATTGCAACGCGTGGGCGGGAGTCGCTATGCTCCCCGGTTATCACAAAACACGCGGTATCTGTATCAGTGTACGCACTGTGGGCAAAAATATAATCGCCAACGTCGTTTAAACGTGAACCGCTATGTTTGTAGTCAGTGCCGGCATCCGTTACGCCTAGTTAAGCAGGCCGATTCGTAA
- the rpiA gene encoding ribose-5-phosphate isomerase RpiA → MDSEAIKHQKAQVGQEAVQYIEDGMVIGIGSGSTMWYMVEALGKRVQTGLNIIGVPTSHATRKHAAQLGIPLKTVDEVDHIDLTIDGADQIDVQYQGIKGGGASHLMEKIVATNSTKNMWIVDESKMVEAFNYPVPVEVIPYGSRQLERRLAQMDLHPRLRKNPAGEFVTTDSNNYIIDLYLDPLTDPIRLANQLNPLVGIIEHGLFLNMVNTIIVQHEQGPEVINVR, encoded by the coding sequence ATGGATAGCGAAGCAATTAAACACCAAAAAGCACAAGTTGGCCAAGAAGCGGTCCAATACATTGAAGATGGGATGGTCATCGGAATCGGAAGTGGCTCCACCATGTGGTACATGGTCGAAGCCCTCGGCAAACGAGTTCAAACCGGGTTAAACATTATTGGCGTACCAACTTCCCACGCCACCCGTAAGCACGCTGCACAATTAGGAATTCCGTTAAAAACCGTTGATGAAGTCGATCACATCGACCTTACGATTGACGGCGCAGATCAAATTGATGTCCAGTACCAAGGGATTAAGGGTGGCGGTGCTTCCCATTTAATGGAAAAGATTGTCGCTACCAACTCTACCAAAAACATGTGGATCGTTGACGAAAGCAAAATGGTCGAAGCCTTTAACTATCCGGTGCCCGTCGAGGTCATCCCTTACGGCAGCAGACAACTCGAACGGCGCTTAGCACAGATGGATCTGCATCCCCGCCTCCGCAAAAATCCGGCGGGTGAATTTGTGACCACCGATTCTAACAACTATATTATCGATTTGTACCTAGATCCCCTCACCGACCCCATTCGATTAGCTAACCAACTAAATCCCCTGGTTGGGATCATTGAACACGGCCTCTTCTTGAACATGGTGAACACCATTATTGTGCAGCACGAACAAGGTCCGGAGGTCATTAACGTCCGCTAA
- the radA gene encoding DNA repair protein RadA, producing the protein MSKTTTQFVCTNCGYISPSYLGRCPNCGEWNTFTEETKAKSDPASGAKTRVSLHGNRVTPQLITEVDAQDAPRYQIQSAELNRVLGGGIVPGSLVLIGGDPGIGKSTLLLQVSGQLAMLGKRVLYVTGEESADQVKMRADRLHITTNERVYVFPETDMTAVRDAIADLKPDVVIVDSVQTMQEGDVDSAIGSVSQVRGVTTDLMGIAKTNNITVFIVGHVTKGGALAGPKTLEHMVDTVLYFEGDKHHSYRLLRAVKNRFGSTNELGIFEMADQGLQEVQNPSEIFLEERLKNATGSAIVVAMEGTRPILVELQALITPSVFGNAQRTATGVDRNRVSLIMAVLEKRAGLLLQNQDAYVKAAGGVKLNEPALDLAMAVSIASSYENISTNPRECYVGELGLTGEVRRVDRIEQRIREAAKLGFARILVPKHSLEGLTVPTGIEVVGVTTLKEALQLALPK; encoded by the coding sequence ATGAGTAAAACCACCACTCAATTTGTGTGTACAAACTGTGGGTACATTTCTCCCAGTTACTTAGGTCGTTGTCCTAACTGTGGGGAGTGGAATACGTTTACAGAAGAAACAAAGGCCAAGTCCGACCCAGCTAGTGGAGCAAAGACCCGGGTTTCTCTGCACGGCAACCGGGTGACGCCACAACTGATTACCGAGGTAGATGCCCAGGATGCGCCCCGCTATCAGATTCAATCCGCAGAGCTAAACCGGGTTCTCGGGGGTGGAATTGTGCCGGGTTCCCTTGTTTTAATTGGGGGCGATCCCGGCATTGGCAAGTCGACCTTACTCCTGCAAGTGTCTGGTCAGTTAGCGATGCTCGGCAAACGGGTGTTGTACGTGACTGGAGAAGAAAGTGCGGACCAGGTGAAAATGCGTGCTGACCGCTTGCACATCACCACGAACGAGCGGGTATATGTCTTTCCAGAAACCGACATGACGGCGGTTCGGGATGCCATTGCTGATTTAAAGCCGGACGTTGTCATCGTGGATTCGGTCCAAACCATGCAGGAGGGCGACGTTGACTCAGCGATTGGGTCGGTCTCACAGGTTCGGGGGGTCACCACTGACTTGATGGGGATTGCAAAGACCAATAACATCACCGTCTTTATCGTGGGGCACGTCACCAAAGGCGGTGCGCTCGCGGGGCCAAAAACCCTGGAACACATGGTAGATACGGTGCTCTATTTTGAAGGCGATAAGCACCATTCGTACCGTCTGTTGCGGGCGGTTAAGAACCGGTTTGGGTCAACCAACGAACTCGGCATTTTTGAAATGGCCGATCAGGGATTGCAAGAGGTGCAAAACCCCTCAGAAATTTTTCTGGAGGAACGGTTGAAAAATGCAACCGGTTCGGCCATTGTGGTGGCCATGGAAGGAACTCGGCCCATTTTGGTTGAACTCCAGGCCCTCATCACGCCGTCAGTCTTTGGGAACGCCCAACGAACGGCGACCGGTGTGGATCGCAACCGGGTGTCGTTGATCATGGCCGTGTTAGAAAAACGGGCTGGATTACTCCTTCAAAATCAGGATGCCTACGTTAAGGCAGCGGGCGGGGTGAAGTTAAATGAACCCGCACTCGACCTAGCCATGGCCGTCAGCATTGCTTCCAGTTATGAAAATATCAGTACGAACCCGCGTGAGTGTTACGTTGGTGAACTGGGGTTGACCGGAGAAGTCCGCCGGGTTGACCGGATCGAACAACGGATTCGCGAAGCCGCCAAACTGGGCTTTGCCCGGATTTTGGTGCCGAAGCATAGCCTGGAAGGGCTCACCGTGCCGACCGGAATTGAAGTGGTCGGAGTTACCACCCTCAAAGAGGCGTTGCAACTGGCCCTTCCCAAGTAG
- the gltX gene encoding glutamate--tRNA ligase, producing the protein MANDKIRVRYAPSPTGHLHIGNARTAIFNYLFARHYKGKFIIRIEDTDTKRNVQDGEKSQLDNLKWLGIDWDEGPDVGGDYGPYRQSERKATYDPLIQQLLDEGKAYYSYKTEEELEAEREEQRARGVMPHYEYEYAGMTPEEQQAAMDAAEAKGLKPVIRFRVPKHQTYEWDDMVKGHVSFDSDTIGGDFVIVKRDGMPTYNFAVVADDHNMAISHIFRGDDHVANTPKQLMIYEAFGWEAPKFGHMSLIISADTGKKLSKRDETVLQFIEQYRNLGYLPDALFNFIVLLGWSPVGEDEIYSEKQFIKMYDEKRLSKSPATFDNKKLEWINNRYVKDSDEDVVVDLALQQLIKAGNLPDNPDAKTIEWARKLIDVYRRQMSYMAQINEMAAVFFTEPDQVDGEALAELNNDTAPVVLREFAAKLRELPLFDKVAILRTIKEVQKETGIKGRKLWMPIRIAVTHEMEGPELPESIELIGREKALQHVDQTLAQLDAN; encoded by the coding sequence TTGGCTAACGATAAGATTCGGGTTCGCTACGCACCCAGCCCAACCGGGCACTTACACATTGGAAACGCGCGAACTGCAATTTTCAACTATTTATTTGCTCGGCACTATAAAGGTAAATTCATCATTCGAATTGAAGATACCGATACGAAACGCAACGTGCAAGACGGTGAGAAAAGCCAGTTAGATAACCTAAAGTGGCTCGGAATTGACTGGGATGAAGGTCCAGACGTGGGGGGCGACTATGGTCCCTACCGCCAATCAGAACGAAAGGCAACCTACGATCCGTTAATTCAGCAATTGTTGGATGAAGGCAAAGCCTACTATTCCTACAAAACAGAGGAAGAACTCGAAGCAGAACGGGAAGAACAGCGGGCCCGTGGGGTAATGCCGCACTATGAATATGAATACGCGGGGATGACACCGGAAGAACAGCAAGCAGCGATGGACGCGGCCGAAGCCAAGGGCTTAAAGCCAGTGATCCGGTTCCGGGTCCCGAAACACCAAACCTACGAATGGGATGACATGGTGAAGGGGCACGTTTCCTTTGACTCAGATACCATCGGGGGCGACTTCGTCATCGTAAAACGGGACGGAATGCCGACCTATAACTTTGCGGTTGTAGCTGATGATCACAACATGGCCATTAGTCACATTTTCCGTGGGGACGACCACGTGGCTAACACCCCCAAACAGCTAATGATTTACGAAGCCTTCGGTTGGGAGGCGCCTAAGTTCGGTCACATGAGCTTAATCATTAGTGCCGACACGGGTAAGAAACTCAGTAAGCGCGATGAAACGGTGTTGCAGTTTATTGAACAGTATCGGAACCTGGGTTACCTTCCAGATGCATTGTTCAACTTTATCGTGCTCCTTGGGTGGTCACCGGTCGGAGAAGATGAGATTTATTCTGAAAAGCAGTTCATCAAAATGTACGATGAAAAGCGGTTGAGTAAGTCCCCCGCTACCTTTGATAACAAAAAGTTGGAATGGATTAATAACCGCTACGTGAAGGATAGTGACGAAGACGTTGTGGTTGACTTGGCCCTCCAACAACTGATTAAGGCCGGAAACCTGCCAGATAATCCGGACGCCAAAACGATTGAATGGGCGCGGAAGTTGATTGACGTGTACCGGCGGCAAATGAGCTACATGGCCCAGATTAATGAGATGGCTGCGGTTTTCTTTACGGAACCAGACCAGGTCGACGGCGAAGCCCTTGCCGAGTTAAACAATGACACTGCTCCGGTGGTTCTGCGCGAATTTGCGGCGAAGTTACGGGAACTGCCCCTCTTTGACAAGGTTGCCATTTTGCGGACCATCAAGGAAGTGCAAAAGGAAACGGGGATTAAGGGGCGGAAGCTCTGGATGCCGATTCGCATTGCCGTTACCCACGAAATGGAAGGACCAGAACTACCCGAATCAATCGAATTGATTGGCCGGGAAAAAGCCCTGCAACATGTGGACCAAACCTTGGCCCAACTCGATGCAAACTAA
- a CDS encoding Mini-ribonuclease 3, which yields MKDAEHNVDVRQLNGITLAYMGDAIYEVGIRRHLIEAGLTKPNRLQHRATRYVSAKAQAGLIALMEADDCLTSEEWDFYKRGRNAKSYTHAKNTSVITYRVSTGFEALFGFLALTEQTARITELTQWCITQVEAGRVRYAK from the coding sequence ATGAAGGATGCAGAACACAACGTGGACGTGCGCCAGTTAAACGGAATTACATTAGCCTACATGGGAGATGCCATTTACGAAGTCGGCATTCGTCGGCACTTGATTGAAGCGGGACTAACTAAGCCAAACCGGTTACAACACCGGGCAACTCGATATGTTTCTGCCAAGGCGCAAGCGGGGTTAATTGCGTTAATGGAAGCCGATGACTGCTTAACTAGTGAAGAATGGGATTTTTATAAGCGCGGTCGAAACGCCAAGAGTTATACCCATGCCAAAAACACCAGCGTGATTACCTACCGGGTGTCCACCGGGTTTGAAGCCCTCTTTGGGTTTTTGGCTTTAACCGAACAAACAGCACGGATCACTGAGCTAACCCAGTGGTGCATTACACAAGTCGAGGCGGGGAGAGTACGATATGCCAAGTAA
- a CDS encoding aminopeptidase C: MDKAIEPQNIERYQNNLNNHPDADVLSRAVTHNGILSSAADYEANDQLDPIFSVDVSNQAVSDQKRSGRCWLFAALNTLRSKVEGNFNVPKDFELSQVYLFFWDKFEKANYFLNNVLKTADQPLTDRKVNFLLQTPQQDGGQWDMIAALIAKYGVVPKAAMAETASSDNSSELNAALNTQLRHDAIALRKLVQSGQSAEIINAKKDDMLNEIYRMLVYAFGKPVTDFTFEYRDADNHYHIEQHLTPLTFFQKYVNINLDDYVSIINSPTDDKPFHETYTVEMLGNVVGGQPIKHYNLPIERLKELTIKQLQAGETVWFGSDVGQASDRKNGLMDPNLYHVDELMQTDMSMSKAERLDYGESVMDHAMVITGVDLVDGQPTKWKVENSWGNKVGTKGYFVMSDTWFSEFVYQVVINKKYLTDQERQEQAQTPTVLAPWDPMGTLA; encoded by the coding sequence ATGGACAAAGCAATTGAACCACAAAACATTGAAAGATATCAAAACAACTTAAACAACCACCCCGACGCAGACGTCTTAAGCCGGGCCGTCACCCACAACGGCATCCTTTCATCCGCCGCTGATTACGAAGCAAACGACCAGTTGGATCCCATCTTTTCTGTGGATGTTTCTAATCAAGCCGTTTCCGACCAAAAACGCAGTGGCCGGTGCTGGCTTTTCGCCGCTCTAAACACGCTCCGGTCGAAGGTCGAAGGCAACTTTAACGTACCGAAGGACTTTGAACTTTCCCAGGTTTACCTCTTCTTTTGGGATAAGTTTGAAAAAGCGAACTACTTCTTAAATAACGTTTTAAAGACAGCGGACCAACCATTAACTGATCGGAAGGTCAACTTTCTGTTGCAAACTCCCCAACAAGACGGGGGCCAGTGGGATATGATTGCCGCCCTGATTGCTAAGTATGGGGTGGTGCCAAAGGCTGCCATGGCCGAAACCGCTAGCAGTGATAATTCGAGTGAACTTAACGCTGCTTTAAACACCCAACTCCGCCACGATGCCATCGCCTTACGCAAGTTGGTTCAGTCTGGACAAAGTGCTGAAATCATTAACGCGAAAAAAGATGACATGTTAAACGAAATTTACCGGATGTTGGTGTACGCCTTTGGTAAGCCAGTAACTGACTTTACCTTTGAGTATCGCGATGCTGATAATCACTATCACATTGAACAACACCTCACTCCCCTGACCTTCTTCCAAAAATACGTAAACATCAACCTTGATGACTACGTCTCCATCATCAACTCCCCCACGGACGATAAACCATTTCACGAAACTTACACGGTGGAAATGCTGGGGAACGTGGTTGGTGGCCAACCAATCAAACACTATAACCTGCCAATCGAACGCTTAAAGGAACTCACGATTAAACAACTCCAAGCCGGCGAAACGGTTTGGTTTGGAAGTGACGTCGGTCAAGCAAGTGACCGGAAAAACGGTTTAATGGATCCAAACCTGTACCACGTGGATGAACTGATGCAAACTGACATGAGCATGAGTAAGGCCGAACGACTAGATTACGGAGAAAGCGTCATGGATCACGCCATGGTGATCACCGGAGTTGACCTCGTGGACGGCCAACCAACCAAGTGGAAGGTTGAAAATAGTTGGGGCAACAAGGTTGGAACCAAGGGATACTTCGTCATGAGTGACACCTGGTTCAGTGAATTTGTTTACCAAGTTGTCATCAACAAGAAATACCTAACTGATCAAGAACGGCAAGAACAAGCCCAAACGCCAACGGTCCTTGCTCCATGGGATCCAATGGGAACATTGGCCTAG
- the cysS gene encoding cysteine--tRNA ligase, with product MKLQVYNSLHNQLETFTPLEPGKVKMYVCGPTVYNYIHIGNARSVVAFDTIRRYLEYLGYEVTYVSNFTDVDDKLIKAAQAEHVTVPELADRYIQAYYEDTQALNVQPATVNPRATDNIAEIIAFVQDLIEKGYAYQVDGDVYYRARRFASYGELGHEDLDTLEHGASEHVASAELAKKEDPIDFALWKAAKPGEIAWDSPWGAGRPGWHIECSVMATKYLGNTIDIHGGGIDLEFPHHENERAQSEAKTGQTFVKYWLHNGFVTVGAADEKMSKSQGNFVTVHELLKTVDPQVLRLLMATTQYRRPIRFSEAGLAEAQTNLKKLQTAYQNLSYRLQDAEPGSDFKLEQEVRQVQADFQDAMNADFNVQNGIASVYELAKLSNVYAQRPVVFQATLTLMQQRLAELAAIFGIKLATEELADADVEALIAEREQARADKDFARSDAIRDQLRDQGIVLEDTPQGTRFRRES from the coding sequence ATGAAATTACAAGTCTACAATTCACTGCACAACCAGCTCGAAACTTTTACCCCCTTAGAACCGGGGAAAGTGAAGATGTATGTCTGTGGACCGACCGTTTACAACTATATTCACATTGGAAATGCTCGGAGTGTGGTCGCATTTGATACCATTCGGCGTTATTTAGAATACCTGGGGTACGAGGTGACCTACGTTTCCAACTTTACGGACGTGGATGACAAGTTGATTAAAGCAGCCCAAGCTGAGCACGTAACGGTTCCAGAACTGGCCGATCGCTACATTCAAGCTTACTACGAAGACACGCAGGCTTTAAACGTGCAACCAGCAACGGTGAACCCCCGCGCGACGGATAACATCGCGGAGATCATTGCATTTGTCCAGGATCTAATTGAAAAGGGGTATGCCTACCAAGTCGACGGGGACGTTTACTACCGGGCTCGTCGGTTTGCTAGTTACGGGGAACTCGGACATGAGGACCTTGATACCTTAGAACACGGCGCAAGTGAACACGTTGCGAGTGCCGAGCTCGCCAAAAAGGAGGACCCGATTGACTTTGCCCTCTGGAAGGCGGCTAAACCCGGAGAAATTGCGTGGGACTCACCGTGGGGAGCAGGCCGGCCCGGTTGGCACATTGAGTGCTCCGTGATGGCTACTAAGTACCTCGGAAACACGATTGACATTCACGGTGGAGGCATCGACCTCGAATTTCCCCACCACGAAAACGAACGGGCACAAAGTGAGGCCAAAACCGGGCAAACCTTTGTTAAGTATTGGTTGCATAACGGTTTTGTGACCGTGGGAGCAGCGGATGAAAAAATGAGTAAGTCGCAGGGAAACTTTGTGACCGTGCATGAGTTATTGAAAACCGTGGATCCCCAAGTCCTTCGGTTGTTAATGGCAACCACGCAGTACCGGCGGCCCATCCGCTTTAGTGAGGCCGGGCTTGCTGAAGCGCAGACCAATCTGAAAAAGCTCCAGACCGCTTACCAAAACCTGAGTTATCGGTTACAAGATGCAGAACCCGGGAGTGATTTTAAGCTGGAACAAGAGGTCCGGCAGGTGCAAGCGGACTTTCAAGATGCGATGAACGCGGATTTTAACGTTCAAAATGGGATTGCCAGTGTGTATGAGCTTGCGAAGTTGAGCAACGTGTATGCCCAACGACCGGTCGTCTTTCAAGCCACGTTGACCTTAATGCAGCAGCGGCTAGCGGAGTTAGCGGCCATTTTTGGGATTAAGCTCGCTACCGAAGAACTAGCTGATGCGGACGTGGAAGCGCTGATTGCGGAACGGGAACAAGCCCGAGCTGACAAGGATTTTGCCCGCAGTGATGCCATTAGAGACCAGCTCCGCGACCAGGGGATTGTGTTAGAAGATACGCCCCAGGGAACGCGGTTTAGAAGGGAAAGTTAG